A DNA window from Thiobacillus denitrificans ATCC 25259 contains the following coding sequences:
- a CDS encoding carboxysome shell carbonic anhydrase, producing MNTRQRLEAMGARRPAPVGMAMRTAPAAQSLPSWPQRASFCPPGMEARGGECVSSACAPQAHPLIDAVRNAELAEYERTVRERFDAIVPTLKEIAGLQHEAGFEQRAQQIAGERLGFTLPEAVLADAWITTLDMRALYGHSVLQTYHWLARDFTARWDGHAEAQAVERFFIECGFHEVDISSCADGRLKGLLQFVLRLPHQAVHRRKSYAGALFDVELNVKHWTETELRRFREGVPTTSDAGTRYLKIAVYHFSSSDPEHEGCAAHGSDDTRAAQAALDRLAAFRTAIENGFCCGASVATLLIGVDTDTDAIRVHVPDADGAMRTDCAVDNLAVYRQTAGMAASEARWRLDTAIDEAAREHGRSAPESGMRRLIERLLTNNLSQIDYVCAQHNGRYADIGHAERFINIGDGFDEVFLRNLAYFGHLHTIEEGAADMDVGVKIFSGLNVARGLPIPIAIHYRYDAQVPGSRERAVARCRRVKAAIETRYPHLAKEGLLYCGMTVQGKGPGSAHEAVTDCDGNSQGH from the coding sequence ATGAATACGCGTCAACGTCTCGAAGCGATGGGTGCGCGCCGGCCGGCTCCAGTCGGCATGGCGATGCGCACCGCGCCGGCTGCGCAATCGCTGCCGAGCTGGCCGCAGCGCGCGAGCTTCTGCCCGCCCGGGATGGAGGCGCGCGGTGGCGAATGCGTGAGCAGCGCGTGCGCACCGCAGGCCCACCCGCTCATCGACGCCGTGCGCAATGCCGAGCTCGCCGAATACGAGCGCACGGTGCGCGAACGTTTCGATGCGATCGTGCCGACGCTCAAGGAGATCGCCGGGCTGCAGCATGAAGCCGGTTTCGAGCAGCGCGCCCAGCAGATCGCGGGCGAGCGCCTCGGTTTCACGCTGCCTGAAGCGGTGCTCGCCGACGCCTGGATCACCACGCTCGACATGCGCGCGCTCTACGGTCACAGCGTGCTGCAGACCTACCACTGGCTGGCGCGCGACTTCACGGCGCGCTGGGACGGGCACGCCGAAGCGCAGGCCGTCGAACGCTTCTTCATCGAATGCGGGTTTCACGAGGTCGACATCAGTTCCTGCGCCGACGGCCGTCTCAAGGGTCTGCTTCAGTTCGTGCTGCGCCTGCCGCACCAGGCCGTGCACCGCCGCAAGTCGTATGCCGGCGCGCTGTTCGACGTCGAGCTCAACGTCAAGCACTGGACCGAGACCGAACTGCGCCGCTTCCGCGAGGGCGTGCCGACGACGTCTGACGCCGGTACCCGCTACCTCAAGATCGCGGTCTACCACTTCAGCAGCTCGGATCCCGAACACGAGGGCTGCGCCGCGCACGGCAGTGACGACACGCGCGCGGCCCAGGCTGCGCTCGATCGCCTGGCCGCATTCCGCACCGCGATCGAGAACGGCTTCTGCTGCGGGGCTTCGGTCGCGACGCTGCTGATCGGCGTCGACACCGACACCGACGCGATCCGGGTTCACGTGCCCGACGCCGACGGCGCGATGCGCACCGACTGCGCGGTCGACAATCTCGCCGTTTATCGCCAGACCGCGGGCATGGCCGCCTCGGAGGCGCGCTGGCGGCTCGACACCGCGATCGACGAAGCCGCGCGCGAACACGGCCGCAGCGCACCCGAGTCGGGCATGCGCCGGCTGATCGAACGGCTGCTGACGAACAACCTGTCGCAGATCGACTACGTCTGCGCGCAGCACAACGGCCGCTATGCCGACATCGGCCACGCCGAACGTTTCATCAACATCGGCGACGGCTTCGACGAGGTCTTCCTGCGCAACCTCGCCTACTTCGGTCACCTGCACACGATCGAGGAGGGCGCGGCGGACATGGACGTCGGCGTCAAGATTTTCAGCGGTCTCAACGTGGCGCGCGGGCTGCCGATTCCGATCGCGATCCATTATCGCTACGACGCACAGGTGCCCGGTTCGCGCGAGCGCGCGGTCGCGCGCTGCCGCCGGGTCAAGGCCGCGATCGAGACGCGCTACCCGCATCTGGCCAAGGAAGGCCTGCTCTATTGCGGCATGACCGTGCAGGGCAAGGGCCCGGGCAGCGCGCACGAAGCGGTGACGGATTGCGATGGCAACTCGCAGGGTCATTGA
- a CDS encoding carboxysome peptide B, with protein sequence MEIMRVMSDLVCTRRIPGLYSASLRVLADQKGVLAVAVDPVGVPEGKWVFTAGGSAARYGAGDYRILTDLTILGIIDQWDVVDGHHEATKAVSLTCKGETSWQTQ encoded by the coding sequence ATGGAAATCATGCGCGTGATGTCGGATCTGGTCTGCACCCGGCGCATCCCCGGCCTGTACAGCGCGTCGCTGCGCGTACTGGCCGACCAGAAAGGCGTGCTCGCCGTGGCTGTCGACCCGGTCGGCGTGCCGGAAGGCAAATGGGTATTCACCGCCGGCGGCTCGGCCGCTCGCTACGGCGCCGGCGATTACAGGATTCTTACCGATTTGACGATCCTCGGGATCATCGATCAGTGGGATGTGGTGGATGGGCACCACGAGGCAACGAAGGCAGTTTCATTAACGTGTAAAGGAGAAACATCATGGCAAACGCAATGA
- the parA gene encoding ParA family partition ATPase, with product MPALRIALANQKGGTGKTTLAVNLAAGFHRRAATALVDADPQGSAGQWARLAGQPDDLPQVRTVGAAAVEAVIGEAARTHRYVLVDCPPHLQSGALDAVMHAVDVVLIPVQPSPLDLWASVDMADAVRDTQRRNTRLRAYLVVNQLDRRNALSGAMQQALAEFGLPALANGLTRRAAFRSAALEGGSVYALGHRGAAAAADVEAIIKEVLRS from the coding sequence ATGCCCGCCTTGCGCATCGCGCTGGCGAACCAGAAGGGCGGCACCGGCAAGACGACGCTCGCGGTGAATCTCGCCGCAGGGTTCCATCGGCGCGCGGCGACCGCGCTCGTCGACGCCGACCCGCAGGGTTCGGCCGGACAGTGGGCGCGGCTCGCCGGCCAGCCCGACGACCTGCCGCAGGTACGCACGGTCGGTGCGGCAGCGGTCGAAGCCGTGATCGGCGAGGCGGCGCGCACGCACCGCTACGTGCTGGTCGACTGCCCGCCGCATCTGCAGTCGGGCGCGCTCGACGCCGTCATGCACGCGGTCGACGTGGTGCTGATCCCGGTCCAGCCGTCGCCGCTGGATCTGTGGGCGAGCGTCGACATGGCCGACGCGGTGCGCGACACGCAGCGACGCAACACGCGGCTGCGCGCGTATCTGGTCGTCAATCAGCTCGACCGGCGCAATGCGCTGTCGGGGGCGATGCAGCAGGCGCTCGCGGAATTCGGCCTGCCTGCGCTCGCGAACGGACTGACGCGTCGCGCCGCCTTCCGCAGCGCGGCGCTCGAAGGCGGCAGCGTGTATGCACTGGGCCACCGCGGTGCAGCCGCGGCGGCCGATGTGGAAGCAATCATCAAGGAGGTACTGCGCTCATGA
- a CDS encoding carboxysome peptide A: MKIMQVEKTLVSTNRVREMGHRPLLVVREKAGGTRSVAVDAVGCIPGDWVICVGSSAAREAAGAKDFPSDLTIIGIIDHWQEQH, translated from the coding sequence ATGAAGATCATGCAAGTGGAAAAAACCCTGGTCTCGACCAACCGCGTGCGCGAAATGGGCCACCGTCCGCTGCTGGTCGTGCGCGAGAAGGCTGGCGGCACGCGCAGCGTCGCGGTCGACGCGGTCGGCTGCATTCCGGGCGACTGGGTCATCTGCGTCGGCAGTTCGGCGGCGCGCGAGGCGGCCGGCGCGAAGGACTTTCCGAGCGATCTGACGATCATCGGCATCATCGATCACTGGCAGGAGCAGCACTGA
- a CDS encoding LysR family transcriptional regulator, protein MNVTFRQLRLLEAVARHSSFTRASEELHLTQPAVSTQIKQLEEEIGMPLFEQMGKKIFLTEAGKEVYAFSRNLAQQFRDIESVLDDMKGVKRGTLSLTVTSTGKYFAPYLLAAFLKRYPGTQVHLEVTNREEVVQQLHDNTPDMAIMGTPPEHIELHSQAFMQNPLVIIAPPDHPLVGVSRVPLSRLVEENFILRERGSGTRNAVERFFEQRGIKLNTSMEMSRNEAIKHAVMAGLGLGIVSLHTLEFELALSRIALLSVESFPIMKEWYLVHRNGKRMSPIAQAFHQFVLNEADRIMKLPQPKPVTRSRRRVTRS, encoded by the coding sequence ATGAACGTGACATTTCGCCAGCTGCGCCTGCTCGAAGCGGTGGCGCGGCACTCCAGCTTCACCCGCGCCTCCGAGGAGCTGCACCTGACGCAGCCGGCGGTCTCCACCCAGATCAAGCAGCTCGAGGAGGAGATCGGCATGCCGCTGTTCGAGCAGATGGGCAAGAAGATCTTCCTCACCGAGGCCGGCAAGGAGGTCTACGCCTTCAGCCGCAATTTGGCGCAGCAGTTCCGCGACATCGAATCCGTGCTCGACGACATGAAAGGCGTCAAGCGCGGCACGCTGTCGCTCACCGTCACGAGCACCGGCAAGTATTTCGCGCCCTACCTGCTCGCGGCCTTCCTCAAGCGCTATCCCGGCACCCAGGTTCATCTCGAGGTCACCAACCGCGAGGAGGTCGTCCAGCAGCTGCACGACAACACCCCCGACATGGCGATCATGGGCACGCCGCCGGAGCACATCGAACTGCATTCGCAGGCCTTCATGCAGAACCCGCTCGTCATCATCGCGCCGCCGGACCATCCGCTGGTCGGCGTGTCGCGCGTGCCGCTCAGCCGGCTGGTCGAGGAAAACTTCATCCTGCGCGAGCGCGGCTCCGGCACGCGCAACGCGGTCGAGCGCTTCTTCGAGCAGCGCGGCATCAAGCTCAACACATCGATGGAAATGAGCCGCAACGAGGCGATCAAGCACGCGGTGATGGCCGGTCTGGGCCTCGGCATCGTGTCGCTGCACACGCTCGAATTCGAGCTCGCGCTGAGCCGCATCGCGCTGCTCAGCGTCGAGAGCTTCCCGATCATGAAGGAGTGGTACCTCGTCCATCGCAACGGCAAGCGCATGTCGCCGATCGCGCAGGCCTTCCACCAGTTCGTGCTCAACGAGGCCGACCGCATCATGAAGCTGCCGCAGCCGAAGCCGGTGACACGCTCGCGCCGGCGCGTGACGCGCTCGTAA
- a CDS encoding P-II family nitrogen regulator, with protein MTSLNLSPLKKIEIILEGAHQEFATDLLDRAGVTGYTIVGNLSGKGRHGFHEGHLMFNEDAVLIMIIVAVPAELVEPILEGFSPFFGTHTGVMFISDIQVSRLVKFKS; from the coding sequence GTGACCAGCCTCAACCTCAGCCCGCTCAAGAAGATCGAGATCATCCTCGAGGGCGCACACCAGGAATTCGCCACCGACCTGCTCGATCGCGCCGGGGTGACCGGCTACACCATCGTCGGCAATCTCTCCGGCAAGGGCCGCCATGGCTTCCACGAAGGCCACCTCATGTTCAACGAGGACGCGGTGCTGATCATGATCATCGTCGCCGTGCCGGCCGAACTCGTCGAGCCGATCCTCGAGGGCTTCTCGCCGTTCTTTGGCACCCACACCGGCGTGATGTTCATCTCGGACATCCAGGTCAGCCGCCTGGTGAAGTTCAAGAGCTGA
- a CDS encoding 4a-hydroxytetrahydrobiopterin dehydratase, which produces MPDDNNPIPHWQRQDLPPMLSRRFEFETYSETRRFLDGVAELAEAAQHYPNLSFGKTYVSVTLDADGKKVGPDLVALAQQIDSLVAGTP; this is translated from the coding sequence ATGCCTGACGACAACAACCCGATCCCGCACTGGCAGCGACAGGACCTGCCGCCGATGCTGAGCCGGCGTTTCGAGTTCGAGACCTACAGCGAAACGCGGCGCTTCCTCGACGGCGTCGCCGAGCTCGCCGAAGCCGCGCAGCACTACCCGAACCTGAGCTTCGGCAAGACCTACGTCAGCGTCACGCTCGACGCCGACGGCAAGAAGGTCGGCCCCGACCTGGTCGCCCTGGCCCAGCAGATCGACAGCCTGGTCGCAGGCACGCCCTGA
- a CDS encoding BMC domain-containing protein yields MDMVVEAQRSSVTGTATGIALGMIETRGLVPAIEAADAMTKAAEVRLIGRQFVGGGYVTVLVRGETGAVNAAVRAGADACERVGDGLVAAHIIARVHNEVEGILPTEADAGGGGRDGEVACVNS; encoded by the coding sequence ATGGACATGGTAGTTGAAGCGCAGCGGTCGAGCGTGACAGGTACCGCCACCGGCATCGCTCTCGGCATGATCGAAACCCGCGGTCTGGTGCCCGCCATCGAGGCGGCGGACGCCATGACCAAGGCGGCCGAAGTGCGCCTGATCGGCCGCCAGTTCGTCGGCGGCGGCTACGTCACCGTGCTCGTGCGCGGCGAGACCGGCGCGGTCAACGCAGCGGTGCGTGCCGGTGCGGATGCCTGCGAGCGCGTGGGCGACGGCCTCGTCGCCGCCCACATCATCGCCCGCGTGCACAACGAAGTCGAAGGCATCCTGCCGACCGAGGCTGATGCAGGCGGCGGCGGGCGCGACGGCGAGGTGGCCTGCGTCAACTCCTGA
- a CDS encoding ferritin-like domain-containing protein produces MDPRLLGYLNRALAHELAAVQQYMAQSRLCDLWKLADYCSHFHQDVIEELGHVASLTDALLKLGTAPNAMQLPPVRLGRSLEEMLAIDRVLEVEAVRLYEEAAAYSARVRDDVHHALFRKILNDELEHLQELDRMEADLVRKEKRYA; encoded by the coding sequence ATGGATCCACGACTACTGGGGTATCTCAATCGGGCATTGGCGCACGAGCTCGCTGCGGTGCAGCAGTACATGGCCCAGTCGCGGCTGTGCGACCTGTGGAAACTGGCCGATTACTGCAGCCATTTCCACCAGGACGTCATCGAGGAGCTCGGTCACGTCGCGAGCCTGACCGACGCCCTGCTGAAGCTCGGCACGGCGCCGAACGCGATGCAGTTGCCGCCGGTGCGGCTCGGGCGCAGCCTCGAGGAGATGCTCGCGATCGATCGTGTGCTCGAGGTCGAGGCGGTGCGCTTGTATGAGGAAGCGGCGGCGTATAGCGCGCGGGTGCGCGACGACGTCCATCACGCGCTGTTCCGGAAGATCCTCAACGACGAACTGGAACATCTGCAGGAACTCGACCGCATGGAAGCCGATCTGGTGCGCAAGGAGAAACGTTATGCCTGA
- a CDS encoding BMC domain-containing protein — translation MANAMTGIALGMIETRGLVPAIEAADAMTKAAEVRLIGRQFVGGGYVTVLVRGETGAVNAAVRAGADACERVGDGLVAAHIIARVHNEVENILPTAAAA, via the coding sequence ATGGCAAACGCAATGACGGGCATCGCCCTTGGAATGATTGAAACGCGTGGTCTGGTGCCGGCGATCGAAGCCGCCGACGCCATGACCAAAGCGGCTGAAGTGCGCCTGATCGGTCGCCAGTTCGTCGGCGGCGGTTACGTCACCGTGCTCGTGCGCGGCGAGACCGGTGCGGTCAACGCTGCGGTGCGTGCCGGTGCGGACGCTTGCGAGCGCGTGGGTGACGGCCTGGTCGCCGCCCACATCATCGCCCGCGTGCACAACGAAGTCGAAAACATCCTGCCGACCGCAGCCGCGGCCTGA
- a CDS encoding BMC domain-containing protein: protein MATGMTGIALGMIETRGLVPAIEAADAMTKAAEVRLIGRQFVGGGYVTVLVRGETGAVNAAVRAGADACERVGDGLVAAHIIARVHSEVENILPTAEAAAA, encoded by the coding sequence ATGGCTACTGGAATGACGGGCATTGCCCTCGGCATGATCGAAACCCGCGGGCTGGTTCCCGCGATCGAAGCGGCGGACGCGATGACCAAGGCGGCTGAAGTGCGCCTGATCGGCCGCCAGTTCGTCGGCGGCGGCTACGTCACCGTGCTCGTGCGCGGCGAGACTGGCGCGGTCAACGCGGCGGTGCGCGCCGGTGCGGATGCGTGCGAGCGTGTGGGTGACGGCCTGGTCGCCGCCCACATCATCGCTCGCGTGCACAGCGAGGTCGAAAACATCCTGCCGACGGCCGAAGCCGCCGCGGCCTGA
- a CDS encoding CsoS2 family carboxysome shell protein, protein MSEATATATGERLSGREAALARRRALSIHGKSALQSGQAAKPRSATEARLAARATPPASTPAASAAPAASCGCQHGETFAARVEEARPAAAPVAPAPISAVRKRRIEQSQKGRGDAPPCRPCGRVKPEPPKVQTGTTLAGSTVTGNQVERTTRVTGNESGTCRTVTGTEYVGAEQFGEFCGTLPEPAPAKVGQTSTSRGRRVTGTEVGRSTRVTGDETGTCKRVTGTEYLAAEQAGEFCGTTPEPRPEKAVMGMTAARNAVSGSDLARNVNVTGGEAGAARSITGSAYADGSARSTTEGRGPKKVETRRTGAGATVSGTLPGRSSKLSGDEPGACARVTGSDYVNTEEFVSFCRTEPYQSPAKVGVSRTFAGQDVSGTQVGRAARVTGDEHGTCKPVTGTSYIGAEQYAEFCAARTAAEAINRARLSRNADLTGIQPGPDAKMTGNERGTCQPVSGTPYLGEGQAAAVCGGAPMARAYRSRGPEGTQAPASITGNAMDAGQGGNRTGDFSVMSPARAAASSEARRVTGSAYGVGGRVTGPLTRATGLVSGTPEFRYRDEAGPAPVPAAPVPAAPEPVAEAAPDRITGEGRERRITGDAWDRGGRVTGTEGPATRRNPTQRGDARGNGVGARAFRDVETPAPPASRITGSAGNASAGATITVSGGARG, encoded by the coding sequence ATGAGTGAAGCGACTGCAACTGCGACCGGTGAACGGCTCAGCGGCCGCGAAGCGGCCCTCGCCCGCCGGCGCGCGCTCTCCATCCATGGGAAGAGCGCGCTCCAGAGCGGCCAGGCTGCCAAGCCCCGGAGCGCCACCGAAGCCCGCCTCGCTGCGCGAGCCACCCCGCCGGCGTCGACCCCCGCTGCCTCGGCAGCGCCCGCCGCGAGCTGCGGCTGCCAGCACGGCGAAACCTTTGCCGCCCGCGTCGAGGAAGCGCGCCCCGCCGCCGCTCCCGTGGCGCCGGCCCCGATCTCGGCCGTGCGCAAGCGTCGCATCGAGCAGTCGCAGAAAGGCCGCGGCGATGCACCGCCGTGCCGTCCCTGCGGCCGCGTCAAGCCCGAGCCGCCGAAGGTCCAGACCGGCACGACGCTCGCCGGCAGCACGGTGACCGGAAACCAGGTCGAGCGCACCACGCGCGTGACCGGCAACGAGTCGGGCACCTGCCGCACCGTCACCGGCACCGAATACGTCGGCGCCGAGCAGTTCGGCGAATTCTGCGGCACGCTGCCCGAGCCGGCGCCGGCCAAAGTCGGCCAGACCAGCACGAGCCGCGGCCGTCGCGTGACCGGAACCGAAGTCGGCCGCAGCACCCGCGTGACCGGCGACGAGACCGGCACCTGCAAGCGCGTGACCGGCACCGAATACCTCGCCGCCGAGCAGGCCGGCGAGTTCTGCGGCACCACGCCCGAGCCGCGCCCCGAAAAAGCGGTGATGGGCATGACCGCAGCGCGCAATGCCGTGTCCGGCAGCGACCTCGCGCGCAACGTGAATGTGACCGGCGGCGAAGCCGGCGCGGCGCGCTCGATCACGGGCAGCGCCTACGCCGACGGCTCGGCACGCAGCACCACTGAGGGCCGCGGCCCAAAAAAGGTGGAAACCCGTCGCACGGGGGCTGGCGCAACGGTGAGCGGAACCCTACCGGGACGCTCGTCGAAACTTTCCGGCGATGAGCCGGGCGCCTGCGCGCGTGTGACGGGTTCCGACTACGTCAATACCGAAGAATTCGTTTCCTTCTGCCGCACCGAACCCTACCAGTCACCGGCCAAGGTCGGCGTCTCGCGCACCTTCGCGGGCCAGGACGTGTCCGGCACGCAGGTCGGCCGGGCGGCGCGCGTGACCGGCGACGAGCACGGCACGTGCAAGCCGGTAACCGGGACCTCCTACATCGGCGCCGAGCAGTACGCCGAGTTCTGCGCGGCGCGCACCGCGGCGGAAGCGATCAACCGCGCCCGCCTCAGCCGCAACGCCGATCTGACCGGCATCCAGCCGGGGCCGGACGCGAAGATGACCGGCAACGAGCGCGGCACCTGTCAGCCCGTCAGCGGCACGCCCTACCTCGGCGAAGGTCAGGCGGCGGCTGTCTGCGGCGGTGCGCCGATGGCGCGGGCCTACCGCAGCCGCGGCCCCGAAGGCACGCAGGCGCCGGCGTCGATCACCGGCAACGCGATGGACGCGGGCCAGGGCGGCAACCGCACCGGCGACTTCTCCGTCATGTCGCCGGCGCGCGCCGCGGCCTCGAGCGAAGCGCGGCGTGTCACCGGTAGCGCCTACGGTGTCGGCGGCCGCGTCACCGGTCCGCTGACCCGTGCGACCGGCCTCGTCTCCGGCACGCCCGAATTCCGCTACCGCGACGAAGCCGGCCCCGCGCCGGTCCCGGCAGCGCCTGTGCCCGCCGCACCGGAGCCCGTCGCCGAAGCGGCGCCCGATCGCATCACCGGCGAAGGGCGCGAGCGCCGCATCACCGGCGACGCTTGGGATCGCGGTGGCCGCGTGACCGGTACCGAAGGCCCGGCGACGCGCCGCAATCCGACGCAGCGCGGCGATGCGCGCGGCAACGGCGTGGGTGCGCGCGCGTTCCGCGATGTCGAGACGCCGGCGCCTCCGGCCAGCCGCATCACCGGTAGCGCCGGCAACGCGAGCGCCGGGGCGACGATCACCGTCTCCGGTGGCGCGCGCGGCTGA